TGAGTATAATGGAGATTTAACTGAGACGATGAGTCTCCTTTTGCCCACAGGATTTGCACCTTTCCTTTCCTGGCTTTTCTAGTAAAGGCTCTTCATAATTGCTGGTCGCTTTCCTTCCCCTTTAGTTCTCGGcaagagcaatgctatatatgtgtgtgtgcgcataattttattgttccgGCAATGGCGCTTCCGTTTTCACAAATAAAGTTCTCACTCTGGGGCCAACATTTTGTCAAAAGTTTCTTTCCTGAATCCCTTCGTCAATTTGTGACGTTAGTGTTTTCATGGAAGTCAAAGATATGGATGAATGAAGGCCAAGCGTCCGCCAATGCAGGAGACATATCACACGCGCCCATTTTCTGACAACATGCTTACGTTTACTTCCAACTCAGACAATTGAATGtacttgtttttataaaaatgctTTAGCACGCAATTGGCCCACTGCCCATCTTCACCAGCCCTGCAACCGAGGCATCCACTAATGAAATGCTTCCACGTATGACGTGCGAGATTCTCAAGCTAAACCCAGACGAAATTTCCCGGGAAATGACGTAAGGTGGGTGTAGGTTAAGGTTGTGGGGAGTGCATAGGTTAAAGTGGAGCCGGAGATGGAGATGGATTTGGATGCGCATAATTTCAAAGttgtgtttcttcttttaaGTGGGAACACTGACGTTAACGTTTGACTGTAGCGTTCAATATGAAAGacaagttaatttaatttaatattttattttataattgtattatattattttgatggtGTTGCTTCGGTTTTATAAAAAGGGTTTCAAGTGTGAAAAGTTGGGTTTCTTGAAGAACTGAATAGAGATTGAGATTTGGAAGAGGGTTTGATGGTGAGTCTCTTTGTTTCCTGTGATTATTTACTTCTGTCGGCGGAAgatatcttttttcttcttcttcttcttcttcttcttattagaaatagaaatctcttatttttgttattatatagcTTATTGAGTTCTTCTCATGAATTCCTTTCATTTGCTTGAAATTTCAAGTATGGTGAAAGTTCTTACTAATCTGTAGCTCCTGTGTTTAGTGAACATGTGGTTTTTGGCTTCATTTTGGCATTAAAGCATGTTGTGAGAGGCAGTCGTAGTTTGGTAAGGTACTGATCATGATTGGACTTCTTTGATgcgatttgattttttttttaacaatcacAGACTGTATCTCATCTCATACACACAAGAGCACTCAGAGCACTATGCTGAACTGGggatattttgttttattagagATTTTGAAGTTGTAAATATTCGCATGATTAGTTAAGTGTGTAATCTTGTTTTACCTTGCTTTTTTGGTCATACCTCGGTTGTAGCAAATTTTTGAGCTCTGATTTTCATGACCTGTGGTggaaaaaataggcaaaagttttgaatattgattttaaatattgtaCTTGATCAAGATTCCTGAAGGGGAAGATTACAAGGATTCAATAGTCTTGTAAAGAAAGGGAAAAGTTTGGTTGAAGTAGGGCAAGAGAAAAGTACCTTATAATACAGGTTTAGTTTCTAAAAGTTCAGAAGCATAATTGTCACCCTTTTTGTGTGCAGTGTGCTTGGCGAATTGCCTTTTACAATATATTTGGGACATCTCACCATTTTTATGAAATCTTGTATAAGTATAAAGAAGATCACCTCTAGGAGCTTAGCCATGTTCTGAACAAAAATTATCTTCTTTAGATCTTTCATTGCACATAATTGTTGATTGGAAATGATATATGATAGTCAATAATTGACATGGAATGGATTGATCTTCATAGATTACGCAAAATTTAAGATCAATTTACCTCACCCCAACTGTAAATTCTATCATGAAAGTTGGTTCTTTTTgcatttgaattaaattttagagtaatgctatgtgtatccAATTTTAAGTAATCAAATTATGTGTTTTCATGTGATTAGGTGTTCctttatcattaatttgaaatcatccaatcatatgttGATAATAATCTGAAAACCTAATTGGATACTCAAAATTAGgggcacatagttttattgtaaattttatcTTCACATTCACTTTCCTAGGATATGagtgaaaagaaattaaaaacaatctCTATTTCAGGGATGATGATTCCCCgtcaataaatttgtttaatttagtttcttGACATCTCATTTTGTTTCTGTTCAACATCAGAGTATGAGTTCTCCATCAACTCAGCTTGCCACCTTGAGAAGGATGAGCATTTATGAACCATTCCACCAAATTAACACATGGGGAAACACCTTCCAAGGTGATGCCAGCCCAAATACTGGTTCATCGACAGTTGTAGAGGTGGATGCAAAGCTAGACAACAAGGTCAGGATTCATGAATTTTGCTTCCTTGGTTACTGAATCTTAGGTTTCTTTCATCTTATTTCTGGACTTATTATTCTGGTTTTACTTCTGTAGTCTGAATATGTTTCTCATGACTCAATTGAACCTTCCAGAAGTGATCAAGAAGCAAATAAACCTTCTGTAAAGGTGATATATAATTCCAACATATGGTCCCTCTCCTTTTCCCTCTCCATCTGAACCAAGAATGTATCTTAATGTTGTTGCACTgccttattatttatttggtttctgATTGGAGCAAAGAGAACTCTACCTTAGCTATAATTCTCTCCAGTGGTAATATCAATGATGTAAAGACATATTTCTACTTACAGGTACAGAGACGATTGGCACAAAATCGTGAAGCAGCTCGGAAAAGTCGTTTGCGGAAAAAGGTAGAAGGAAATACATTCCCATATAAGTCTATACTGATGGAGGTTATACAATATAtgaaagataatatataatttttgtttcatagGCCTATGTACAACAGCTAGAATCAAGTCGATTGAAATTGGCACAGTTTGAGCAGGAACTTGAGAGAACTAGACAGCAGGTCTGGAGAAAAttggccttttttaaaatttattttccttcttaCATCAAACAAAATTGTATGGATGGAGTATTAAATTTATTGTCAACCTAATCAGTCAGTGAATGTTTTATTGCAGGGTTTGTACATAGGTGCTGCATCAGATGGCAGTCATTTAGGATTGTCTCGAAATGTAAATCCAGGTTTGTGCTTTAATTTGCAGACAATCATCATCATTGAGTTGATCAAGTCCTTTAACTGTATGTGTTTAACACGTTAGCTACTCTCTAAAGTCACTTTATCTGTTTCTGAATCTAGACTTCCATTCCCACAGTATCATCAAGAAAACATAAGAGCATCAAAGAAATGAAGGATATTCCGATAATACATCATAACTAAAATACTGAATGCAGAAGTCAATTAATTGTGGATATCTATATCAGCTCTCTTTCTTAGAAAATTTCTGTGACATTTTTTATGGCACATTAAATAAGCTAAAATGTTGAAAGATGTGAAACTCACTTGCTGATAGTAAGTGTTCAccttctttaatatttttccttttgtatCCAAAAGTGTTTAGTGGATCCCTTGAACTAAACTGCCTCTCattataagaagaaaaatctcCCTTTGTTTTTGTATTACTAAACCTTTCTCTTGTGGTTTTCCAACAAACCAGTTAAACTTTTCTTTTGTAGTTGAATAATTGGTCATACCTATTTACGATCAATGCTTTCTGTTTgaactattttaaattaaaaatcatctgcctacatatatatctttttatcttttaaaatactatatTTGTGAAAATGGCAGGGATTGCTGCATTTGAGATGGAGTATGGACACTGGGTTGAAGAACAAAATAGACAAATTTGTGAACTTAGAAACGCAATGCAAGCTCATGTAACTGACATTGAGCTCCGAATACTTGTAGAAAGTGGCTTGAACcattattataatcttttccGCATGAAAACTGATGCCGCCAAAGCTGATGTCTTCTATTTGATTTCTGGTATGTGGAGAACATCAGCAGAACGCTTTTTCCAATGGATCGGAGGATTCCGCCCATCAGAGCTTCTAAATGTAAGATTTAGTTCAGGATAACTGTAGTTTGAagaattgttatatttaattatgatcaTCTTGTCTGCAGCTTGTCGTGGGTCTTAGGGAATTGTTTGGTTCAGTTTTAAGCGAGCCTATTTCTTCAATGCACTGAGCATTCGACTTTGTcgtgattttttatttgttggctACTGATATTAGGAGCTCTTTTTCCATTATCCTTGATCTTTGTGTCTAAAAATGTACTAGCTGCTGTGTTTCTGGCTGAGACCATTCACCTTGCGCACGTGATGTAACTATCACCACATGAATTGTGACACTGGATTTGTATTTTACAGATTCTCCAGCCACAACTTGAGCCCTTGACTGATCAGCAGCTTCAATGTATGAGTAACCTTCAGCAATCTTCTCAGCAAGCTGAAGATGCTCTTTCGCAGGGGATAGATAAACTCCAGCAAACTCTGATCCAGAGCATAGTAGCTGATCAAATGGGTTCAGGGAGCTACCAGTCTCAGATGGCTGATGCAGTGGAAAAGTTGGAAACGCTGGAGAGCTTTGTGAACCaggtttaataatatatatttgatatatttatattatgaaaaGCAAATGCATTTCTCAATTTCTCTCATGTTTTGGACTTCTTTGGAACAGGCAGATCATCTTCGACAACAGACTATGCAGCAAATGTCCCGGATCCTAACAACCCGTCAAGCAGCTCGAGCTTTACTTGCCTTAGGAGAATATTTTCACCGTCTTCGTGCTCTGAGTTCACTCTGGGCTGCTCGTCCTCGTGAACCTGCCTAGTTTACAACAGTATGACCTGGAAAAGGATCGTATCTTTATCAGAAGTTTCAGTGTCAGCTGAAAAGGAAGTGGATGCTTCTAACTATCTGTCagtatttttctttctttgaacaGCTATCTGAAATATGACCAGgtgtaaatatatatgaattttattgctGCCCTCATCAAGAAGAGAATTAGGTGTTAAGTTGATGGTGCATGTGTATAGTATATCATCagaaagtttgatttgaattggaGATTTGCAATGTTTATGAGATTGGTGCTATTGTGAAAATTGTCTGGTTAATATGATTCCAAGCATTTCTGGAGttcattaaattgaataaataaaattattgttgtttGGACGGACTTTGCAGTTTCATATTATACTCAAATCAATTGCCTACATTGGATAAACAaaattgttgttgatgttgtatTCGGATTTGGTTCAGTTCGGTTCATATTTACTTTTCTCAAAATTACATGggaaattttttcattaaatatgagaaaaatagtaatattatacgttCTAGCAGTGATGACaattaaggttggattcaaattgaattgaatttaaactcgatttgatttatataaaaatgagttttagtTCGAGTTTGAACTCGTCGAACTCACTTCAAAGAGgtttaaacttgattcatttcaaaagagtcgagtttgagttcaagtttgaattaagttttgagttcgattcattattaaaacgatatcattttaatacaaattgattaaaataatattattttatatcgaACTTTTTATGTTTACGAGTTTAATGAATCGAATACTCCCAAACTTAGAgctaaaaaacattaaattttcaaatttgaattcaaatttgttaaagTTAAACTTATTTTAGATTCATTAGttcaaattatgttttaattcgaatctaactctaattGCGGCAAGCCTTTACCGTCCACAAATTTCCCGGGCAAAAACTATACTAAAAAATACATTCAAAACGGCACACAACTGAACAATTGGTgctgaaaatgattttttttataaacaaaaataccgAAAAAAAACTAAGATTCAGTCATCAGATTCGAAAAGATTCATTATCAAAAGCTTTTCATTTCCTTCACGTCTTCCACCTTAATttccataaaatttaatagaacaAAACCCTGATTTTGTTCTTGGATTTGGTTCGGTTGAGCTGAAAACAAAGATGAGCGGCAATTTGAGAACAATCTGTCGGCCTCACACGGTGTTCACTTCCCTTTTAATTTACAGGGACCAAGCTCGCTCGGTAATTAGGGTTTCGATACGAAACCCTTGCTACAAACCTCATTTATCTCCTCGGTTTGATTCCAGAGATTTGAATCGGACGGAATCGTGGTTCCGCGTAACTCACAGAAGAACTGTTGTTAGCGCCTAAAATTGAGCCGACCAAAAATCTCCCTACGAAGCCCTGGGtaagtatttctttatttgaattaattcacgAAATACCTATGAGTTGTTGTACTAGCGGCAACTCtgctatttttttcattcatgtaGAAGAATTTATGAGAGAAATagcatattttttctttttggaacaTTGAGGGATTCAGTGAGATGTTTTCTTCTCATTCTGACGCtgtattttgatttgttttatttgcaTGTTAATGAGTAGTTAACTAATTTTGTTGCATTTTTCTCATGTTTAAATGCAGAGTTACAAGAGGATGCTGATGAGGATCAGATAAAGGTTGCTTACCGGCGCTTGGCAAAATACTATCGTCCAGATGGTTTGTTCCTTCCTCTTAACCTGTACactttacaaatataatttttggtgTCAAACGTTTATGAAGGGAAATGAAGAAATCATAATTTAGGTGGGTTAGGCGGGTTATGCATCTGCTTGGTGTTTTGTATCTGTTCTGCAACTCTTACTAATCTAGTTGATATTCTATCTTGTTAAAGTATATGATGGTAGAGGGACCCTTGAGGAAGGAGAAACAGCTGAAGCTGGATTCATTAAAATTCAAGCGGCTTATGAGTTGCTCATAGATGAGGAAAAACGGAAGCAATATGATATGGATAACTGTGTCAATCCTATGAAGTAAACATTCTTCgatacatattaattttagtaTCAGTTGACAGATAGCTAAATAAAACAGCAAACTCTGCTGTGCTAAAGGATGTCGGGATTTTCCTTGATTAGTCAAGTCTATTCTTCTGGCCAGTAATTTACATTTCAACTTCACCCTTTAGCTAATGgtattttcatgtttctttggTGCTAGGCATCCGAAGCATGGATGGAATGGcttataaaaaagagaaaagctTTTGATCAGCGGGGTGACATGGCAATTGCAGCCTGGGCTGAGCAGCAGCAACTTCAGCTAAATCTTAGTGCATGCCGTCTTTCTCGTTCAAAGGTATGAAGTAATGTGAACATTCTCTAGTGGTTTGCATAATATCAAGAGCTCCCTAATCATCTACCAGCTATTTGACAATATTTGTTTTTGCCTTCCATTGGAGATTTATATGCATAGAGTTAATCATGTTCTCTCTGTTTTTGTATGCAGCTGTTATCtgttattctaatttttttggaGTCATATATTTCTGGTGGATAATATCTATCTGAACTGTAATATCTATTATCCTATACATATTTCCCCTCTTAAGAATCTGAAGGATTATGAATGCCTTAGCCCTTAGAGGATCAGGTGTTCCAAGAAATGTGTTAATTTGAACCGTAATATCTATTAGCCCATTACTATCGCTGTGCCGCAAAGTTACTGCTCTTATTGCCATTGTTGTTACTATTACCTCAAATTATTTCGATGGTTATTGCTATTACAATTACAAACACAGTCAAGTTCTTCAGTCATATTAGTTTTTCCAACACAGATGAAGCTATCTAGTGCTCGTTACTTTTACATTTCTATACAAAATACATCAGAAAtttgtgtgttttgtttaaatttcagaTTGACCCTGacgaagaaagaaaaatattggcTAAAGAGCAAAAGGCGTCGAGGGAGTATTTTACGAATACTTTGAAGCGGCATACACTTGTGTTAAAGAAAAGGGACCTGATGAGAAACAAAGCAGAAGCGGAAAAGAAAAGGGTTTTCAGCCAGCTTTTGGCGGTGGAGGGCCTTGAGGTTGATACAGATGACGATGAAGCCAAGTAGATGACACTGCAGATACTCATTAACCACTTTCTATTGTACAAATACATTTCGGAAACATTCTTATGCATATTTGTCAtaccagaaaaagaaaaaaaaaaaaactgtacaTAGCAATTGCTTTCAtattaagaaagaaattgaCTCGATTTTCGGATTTGTGAGGGTAAGATTGTCAAATCTTGTCTGTACATTAGGGTAGATTGTCAAATTGACTCTTATCTTTGAGGCtttaaaacaacaataaaaaattatgtatacaaataacaaatataaacttatacataaataaaaatatatcattatatgatttgattattttgaattaaaaataaaataatatttaatcgcataataatatattatcgtctgagtataaatttatatttattgtttgtatatttaataGTACTTTTCCCCTTTTCTAAAGATGGAAACCAACTAAAGAACGAGGTTTTACACAGGCCTTCTGGATTTACAGCTTCAGAGAGAGACTGTCCTCAGAGAAAAGTAAAGCTCGCATTCTGTTAAATTCTGCTAATATGCTAAAGTGTGGTGATATTGATGGCCACCTACTAGATAAAGCTGAGCGCCGAAAAGAGAACATTGCATGCTAAAACTTTAAGTTGAAAA
This is a stretch of genomic DNA from Mangifera indica cultivar Alphonso chromosome 11, CATAS_Mindica_2.1, whole genome shotgun sequence. It encodes these proteins:
- the LOC123230166 gene encoding transcription factor TGA7 isoform X4 is translated as MSMSSPSTQLATLRRMSIYEPFHQINTWGNTFQGDASPNTGSSTVVEVDAKLDNKSEYVSHDSIEPSRSDQEANKPSVKVQRRLAQNREAARKSRLRKKAYVQQLESSRLKLAQFEQELERTRQQGLYIGAASDGSHLGLSRNVNPGIAAFEMEYGHWVEEQNRQICELRNAMQAHVTDIELRILVESGLNHYYNLFRMKTDAAKADVFYLISGMWRTSAERFFQWIGGFRPSELLNILQPQLEPLTDQQLQCMSNLQQSSQQAEDALSQGIDKLQQTLIQSIVADQMGSGSYQSQMADAVEKLETLESFVNQADHLRQQTMQQMSRILTTRQAARALLALGEYFHRLRALSSLWAARPREPA
- the LOC123230166 gene encoding transcription factor TGA7 isoform X1 gives rise to the protein MHVVRGSRSLVSVLGELPFTIYLGHLTIFMKSCSMSSPSTQLATLRRMSIYEPFHQINTWGNTFQGDASPNTGSSTVVEVDAKLDNKSEYVSHDSIEPSRSDQEANKPSVKVQRRLAQNREAARKSRLRKKAYVQQLESSRLKLAQFEQELERTRQQGLYIGAASDGSHLGLSRNVNPGIAAFEMEYGHWVEEQNRQICELRNAMQAHVTDIELRILVESGLNHYYNLFRMKTDAAKADVFYLISGMWRTSAERFFQWIGGFRPSELLNILQPQLEPLTDQQLQCMSNLQQSSQQAEDALSQGIDKLQQTLIQSIVADQMGSGSYQSQMADAVEKLETLESFVNQADHLRQQTMQQMSRILTTRQAARALLALGEYFHRLRALSSLWAARPREPA
- the LOC123230166 gene encoding transcription factor TGA7 isoform X3; the protein is MKSCSMSSPSTQLATLRRMSIYEPFHQINTWGNTFQGDASPNTGSSTVVEVDAKLDNKSEYVSHDSIEPSRSDQEANKPSVKVQRRLAQNREAARKSRLRKKAYVQQLESSRLKLAQFEQELERTRQQGLYIGAASDGSHLGLSRNVNPGIAAFEMEYGHWVEEQNRQICELRNAMQAHVTDIELRILVESGLNHYYNLFRMKTDAAKADVFYLISGMWRTSAERFFQWIGGFRPSELLNILQPQLEPLTDQQLQCMSNLQQSSQQAEDALSQGIDKLQQTLIQSIVADQMGSGSYQSQMADAVEKLETLESFVNQADHLRQQTMQQMSRILTTRQAARALLALGEYFHRLRALSSLWAARPREPA
- the LOC123230166 gene encoding transcription factor TGA7 isoform X2 — protein: MHVVRGSRSLSMSSPSTQLATLRRMSIYEPFHQINTWGNTFQGDASPNTGSSTVVEVDAKLDNKSEYVSHDSIEPSRSDQEANKPSVKVQRRLAQNREAARKSRLRKKAYVQQLESSRLKLAQFEQELERTRQQGLYIGAASDGSHLGLSRNVNPGIAAFEMEYGHWVEEQNRQICELRNAMQAHVTDIELRILVESGLNHYYNLFRMKTDAAKADVFYLISGMWRTSAERFFQWIGGFRPSELLNILQPQLEPLTDQQLQCMSNLQQSSQQAEDALSQGIDKLQQTLIQSIVADQMGSGSYQSQMADAVEKLETLESFVNQADHLRQQTMQQMSRILTTRQAARALLALGEYFHRLRALSSLWAARPREPA
- the LOC123229038 gene encoding LOW QUALITY PROTEIN: chaperone protein DnaJ-like (The sequence of the model RefSeq protein was modified relative to this genomic sequence to represent the inferred CDS: substituted 2 bases at 2 genomic stop codons), which produces MSGNLRTICRPHTVFTSLLIYRDQARSVIRVSIRNPCYKPHLSPRFDSRDLNRTESWFRVTHRRTVVSAXNXADQKSPYEALELQEDADEDQIKVAYRRLAKYYRPDVYDGRGTLEEGETAEAGFIKIQAAYELLIDEEKRKQYDMDNCVNPMKHPKHGWNGL
- the LOC123230166 gene encoding transcription factor TGA7 isoform X5, giving the protein MSSPSTQLATLRRMSIYEPFHQINTWGNTFQGDASPNTGSSTVVEVDAKLDNKSEYVSHDSIEPSRSDQEANKPSVKVQRRLAQNREAARKSRLRKKAYVQQLESSRLKLAQFEQELERTRQQGLYIGAASDGSHLGLSRNVNPGIAAFEMEYGHWVEEQNRQICELRNAMQAHVTDIELRILVESGLNHYYNLFRMKTDAAKADVFYLISGMWRTSAERFFQWIGGFRPSELLNILQPQLEPLTDQQLQCMSNLQQSSQQAEDALSQGIDKLQQTLIQSIVADQMGSGSYQSQMADAVEKLETLESFVNQADHLRQQTMQQMSRILTTRQAARALLALGEYFHRLRALSSLWAARPREPA